From Corynebacterium sp. BD556, the proteins below share one genomic window:
- a CDS encoding alpha/beta-hydrolase family protein, with product MVSMVSRGGVARLGAVARELVAATRPADLLPSRALRRARRRYSFNRHGLLTVPLMAVEVWADLTPVVRMRGLRRLPDNFGAGVLGAEAATWGAISPSLLPHPWWVVAANVAICQGVGHFVGSVLGEVRRLAVLVPGIHVRPQLPKSANTVFHLGMSVVSVTTFALSRRRHINQVEMVGFAFDYRLSSLLTGVSVGTLGYGALLAVGEALQVLVDLLNFLLGKRLPPVTSLPLAVLGGAGLAFLFTDRVVLRNFLSRVYRNAEELDREFLPGAPRPFEPERSGSLASLESWRRMGRQGRAVVAGGPRARDIEQVLGIPGEAGEPIRIFIGLGKRRTTEMMVKRALEEMDRTGAWSRSHLAVMSSAGSGWINDFHTSGFEFIGRGDTAIVAMQYSYLPSAYSYLADRESPTRSARMLLEAIRDRLSEMPEKDRPRLYVGGESLGAYGVSDAFDSVDDFLQSVAGGVFTGVPGFARIHSALTRSRDEGSPQRLPLIDGGRHIRFCAHPSHLNHDYSGAAYAHEWEQPRAVFAQHASDPVVWWDWSLAWRAPDWLKEPGSRGVPAPRAQLLDVPYTLRWFPFITFWQVGIDQLSSQSCPSPHGHNYHDETVSYWAAVMGADLPASTLHRISLWIHRDATKLRRPAVMKRVKFNY from the coding sequence ATGGTTTCCATGGTTTCCCGCGGTGGCGTCGCACGGCTTGGCGCGGTGGCGCGAGAGCTAGTCGCCGCCACCCGTCCCGCCGACCTTTTGCCTTCGCGTGCTTTACGACGCGCCCGCCGCCGCTACTCCTTCAATCGGCATGGTTTGCTTACCGTGCCGCTGATGGCGGTGGAGGTGTGGGCGGATTTGACTCCGGTTGTGCGGATGCGGGGGCTGCGCCGGCTTCCCGATAATTTTGGTGCGGGTGTGTTGGGCGCTGAGGCGGCGACCTGGGGCGCTATCTCGCCTTCGCTTTTGCCGCATCCTTGGTGGGTGGTGGCGGCGAACGTGGCGATCTGCCAGGGGGTGGGGCACTTCGTCGGCTCGGTGCTCGGAGAGGTGCGCCGCTTGGCGGTGTTGGTGCCGGGCATCCATGTGCGTCCGCAGTTGCCGAAAAGCGCCAACACCGTGTTTCACCTGGGAATGAGCGTGGTGTCTGTGACCACTTTTGCGCTTTCTCGGCGTCGTCACATCAACCAGGTGGAGATGGTGGGATTCGCCTTCGACTACCGCTTGAGTTCCCTGCTCACGGGCGTGTCTGTAGGCACTTTGGGCTACGGGGCGTTGCTGGCCGTCGGTGAGGCGTTGCAGGTGTTGGTAGACCTTTTGAATTTTTTGTTGGGCAAGCGGTTGCCGCCGGTGACCTCGCTACCTTTGGCGGTTCTCGGCGGGGCTGGCCTGGCCTTTTTATTTACCGACCGGGTGGTGCTGCGAAATTTCCTGTCGCGGGTTTATCGCAATGCCGAGGAGTTGGACCGTGAGTTTTTGCCCGGCGCGCCGCGCCCTTTCGAGCCGGAGCGTTCGGGGTCGCTGGCGTCGCTGGAGTCGTGGCGGCGGATGGGGCGGCAGGGCCGCGCTGTGGTGGCGGGTGGGCCTCGCGCCCGCGACATAGAGCAGGTGCTGGGCATTCCCGGTGAGGCGGGCGAGCCGATCCGTATTTTTATCGGGCTGGGCAAAAGGCGCACTACCGAGATGATGGTTAAGCGGGCTTTGGAGGAGATGGATCGGACCGGCGCTTGGTCGCGCTCGCACCTGGCGGTGATGTCCTCGGCGGGTTCAGGGTGGATTAACGACTTTCACACTTCCGGCTTTGAGTTCATCGGCCGGGGGGATACGGCGATTGTGGCTATGCAGTATTCATATTTGCCTTCCGCTTACTCGTACCTGGCGGATCGCGAGTCGCCGACCCGTTCGGCGCGTATGCTGCTGGAGGCAATCCGGGATCGTCTGTCGGAGATGCCGGAAAAGGATCGCCCGCGTCTCTATGTTGGTGGCGAGTCCTTGGGCGCTTATGGAGTTTCAGACGCTTTCGACAGCGTCGACGATTTTCTTCAAAGTGTTGCTGGTGGGGTGTTTACCGGCGTGCCCGGCTTCGCGCGGATCCACAGCGCGCTGACCCGTTCACGCGACGAGGGCAGCCCGCAGCGCTTGCCGCTTATCGACGGCGGCCGCCACATCCGCTTCTGCGCCCACCCCAGCCACCTAAACCACGACTATTCCGGGGCCGCCTACGCCCATGAGTGGGAGCAGCCGCGCGCTGTGTTTGCCCAGCACGCCTCCGATCCGGTTGTGTGGTGGGACTGGTCGCTGGCGTGGCGCGCCCCCGATTGGCTCAAGGAACCAGGCTCGCGCGGGGTGCCTGCGCCGCGCGCGCAGCTTCTCGACGTCCCCTATACACTGCGCTGGTTTCCTTTTATTACCTTCTGGCAGGTCGGCATCGACCAGCTTTCTTCCCAAAGTTGCCCCTCGCCTCACGGGCACAATTACCACGACGAGACCGTCTCCTACTGGGCTGCGGTGATGGGCGCTGATTTGCCGGCGTCCACGCTGCACCGCATCAGCCTGTGGATCCACCGCGACGCGACGAAGCTGCGCCGCCCCGCGGTGATGAAGCGGGTGAAGTTCAACTACTGA